In one Paramisgurnus dabryanus chromosome 21, PD_genome_1.1, whole genome shotgun sequence genomic region, the following are encoded:
- the stat6 gene encoding signal transducer and activator of transcription 6, giving the protein MALWAQMTPQLQYLPTQTLNELYPDTFPLDIRHYLANWIEEQAWENFNVDNVEQEPQARRLLERMIHLIHEVAKQNPNMVERVKLQQMSKNLSVFHPQPLQLVRTVRDILRRERQLLQTGIHSDFSAFQPMPQGPSSSNGTQQLQRQDSRIDVDNLVLKVYELQNCRQQLHQFQENLNYEKQEAESVPGQNELDLQHSDPVAKKKRIQQLEYNSSICAEKRVQLLQEAVCALEQCQSNLIHRIKSWRWEQHRATIGLHFDDNLGHLQTRCEQLLGVNGNLRHEVMLVKRDHGVAEPFQTMEETLSRLLQTLIQSSLLVDKQPPQVIKTQSKFSTTVRYLLGEKIAPGKPVLLKAQIITEAQARNLGQQGVIPSENVGELINSTAILEHNTTSKSTCATFRNMSIRRIKRADRKGSESVTEEKFTLLFTTELTITGSDCPYSMQIISLPVVVIVHGSQEINAMATVVWDCAFSEPNRVPFVVPERVPWKQMCDALSSKFMSEVQTQRGLDVYNLHFLAQKIFDQPDISGDFTNMPVSWAQFNKEVLPGRNFTFWQWFEGVMDLTKKCLKEYWSEGLIFGFIGKQHLHVILQNKPSGTFLLRFSDSEMGGITIAYVGPTDNGGRKIQNIQPFTKKDLDSAGLGDRIRDINCITHVYPDMPKNDAFKKFFTVPSPPHPDGYLPFKLTTVVNTDPSTTSSNMPNQNELLSDLFTLGSPMQMPFSNPVDPQHSTLCSPPYIQDHHMSFPGPVIPTTLINSASEIMDMESGWNDGILSMCQSATEDPHSA; this is encoded by the exons ATGGCGCTGTGGGCGCAGATGACCCCGCAGTTACAGTACCTGCCAACCCAGACGCTGAATGAACTCTATCCAGACACATTTCCGTTGGACATCAGGCACTACCTGGCCAACTGGATAGAGGAACAGGCATG GGAGAACTTTAATGTAGACAATGTGGAGCAGGAGCCTCAGGCTCGAAGGCTGCTGGAACGGATGATACATTTGATACATGAGGTGGCCAAACAAAACCCTAACATGGTGGAGAGGGTCAAGCTACAGCAAATGAGCAAGAACTTG AGCGTGTTTCATCCACAACCCTTGCAGCTGGTGAGGACAGTACGGGACATTCTGAGGAGAGAAAGACAATTGTTACAGACA GGTATCCATTCTGACTTCTCAGCCTTTCAGCCCATGCCTCAGGGTCCTTCATCTTCCAACGGCACCCAACAACTTCAACGGCAAGATTCAAGAATTGATGTGGACAATTTGGTGCTCAAAGTTTATGAACTTCAGAACTGTCGTCAACAGCTTCATCAGTTTCAGGAGAACTTGAACTATGAAAAACAGGAAGCTGAGTCTGTACCTG GACAGAATGAATTGGATCTACAACATTCAGATCCAGTCGCTAAAAAAAAACGCATACAGCAACTTGAGTACAATTCTTCAATTTGTGCAGAG AAACGTGTACAGCTCCTTCAGGAAGCTGTTTGTGCCCTGGAGCAGTGCCAGTCAAATCTTATACACAGAATTAAGTCCTGGAGGTGGGAGCAGCACAGGGCAACCATTGGCTTGCATTTCGATGACAACCTTGGACACCTTCAGACACG GTGTGAGCAGTTGCTTGGGGTGAACGGAAATCTAAGACATGAGGTTATGTTGGTAAAGAGAGACCATGGAGTGGCTGAACCGTTTCAAACGATGGAGGAAACTCTGTCACGTCTTCTCCAGACTCTCATACAGAG TTCCTTGCTGGTAGATAAGCAGCCTCCCCAGGTGATTAAAACCCAATCCAAGTTTTCCACCACTGTGAGGTATTTACTGGGAGAAAAGATCGCCCCTGGGAAACCCGTCCTGTTGAAGGCCCAGATTATTACTGAGGCACAAGCAAGAAACCTGGGTCAACAAGGAGTCATACCCAG TGAAAATGTAGGAGAACTTATCAACAGCACAGCCATACTAGAACATAACACCACCAGCAAGAGCACATGTGCCACCTTCAGAAATATG TCGATAAGGAGGATCAAACGTGCTGACAGGAAGGGCTCAGAATCAGTGACAGAGGAAAAGTTTACCTTGTTGTTCACCACAGAATTGACCATCACAGGCTCTGATTGCCCCTATAGCATGCAG ATCATTTCACTTCCTGTGGTTGTAATTGTACATGGCAGTCAGGAAATTAATGCAATGGCAACCGTTGTATGGGACTGTGCCTTCTCCGAGCCT AACAGGGTACCGTTCGTCGTACCCGAGCGCGTGCCCTGGAAGCAGATGTGCGATGCTTTGAGCAGTAAATTCATGTCTGAAGTGCAGACTCAGCGTGGTTTGGACGTATACAATCTTCATTTTCTTGCCCAGAAGATCTTTGACCAACCAGACATCTCGGGAGACTTTACCAACATGCCTGTGTCCTGGGCTCAATTCAATAAG GAAGTTCTGCCTGGCCGAAACTTCACGTTCTGGCAGTGGTTTGAGGGAGTGATGGATCTTACAAAGAAATGCCTAAAAGAATATTGGAGTGAAGG ATTGATCTTTGGCTTTATTGGAAAACAGCACCTCCATGTCATCCTGCAGAACAAACCCAGTGGCACATTTCTTCTGCGCTTTAGTGACTCAGAGATGGGTGGCATCACCATCGCCTACGTAGGCCCCACTGACA ATGGAGGCAGGAAAATACAGAATATTCAACCCTTTACCAAGAAGGATCTGGACTCAGCCGGACTTGGTGACCGTATACGAGATATTAACTGCATCACTCATGTGTATCCTGACATGCCAAAAAATGATGCATTTAAGAAATTCTTTACAG TGCCCTCCCCCCCTCATCCAGATGGATACCTGCCATTTAAACTAACAACAGTAGTCAACAC AGACCCTAGCACCACATCCTCCAACATGCCAAATCAGAACGAACTTTTATCTGACCTCTTTACACTTGGCTCTCCTATGCAAATGCCTTTCAGCAACCCGGTTGACCCACA ACATTCCACTCTTTGTTCACCCCCGTATATACAAGACCATCACATGTCTTTTCCAGGACCAGTAATTCCAACAACCTT AATAAATTCTGCAAGTGAGATAATGGACATGGAATCGGGATGGAATGACGGGATTTTGTCAATGTGTCAAAGTGCCACCGAAGACCCACATTCTGCTTAG
- the ptges3a gene encoding prostaglandin E synthase 3 codes for MQNASAKWYDRREAVFVEFCIEDSKDIQVKFEKTKLDFSCVGGIDNAKHHNEVELFESIDPNGSKHKRTDRSVFCCLRKAEPGKSWPRLTKEKTKLNWLSVDFNNWKDWEDDSDEELSSFDRFSEMMNNMGGEDDLPDVDGADDEESADSDDEKMPDLE; via the exons AT GCAGAACGCATCTGCCAAGTGGTATGACAGGCGAGAGGCTGTCTTCGTTGAATTCTGTATAGAAGACAGCAAAGACATCCAAGTTAAATTTGAGAAAACAAAACTCGATTTCAG TTGTGTTGGTGGAATAGATAACGCAAAACACCATAATGAAGTAGAACTATTTGAATCCATTGACCCAAAT GGGTCTAAACACAAGCGCACAGACAGGTCTGTGTTTTGCTGTCTAAGAAAAGCAGAACCCGGCAAATCTTGGCCGCGGTTAACAAAAGAGAAAACGAAG CTTAACTGGCTCAGTGTTGACTTCAATAACTGGAAAGACTGGGAGGATGACTCGGATGAAGAATTGTCCAGTTTTGACCGCTTTTCAGAG ATGATGAACAACATGGGTGGGGAAGATGACCTACCAGATGTGGATGGTGCAGATGAT GAGGAGTCTGCTGATAGTGATGATGAAA aaatgcCAGACCTTGAGTGA
- the mipa gene encoding major intrinsic protein of lens fiber a: MWEFRSMSFWRAVFAEFYGTMFFVFFGLGAALRWTTGPLNVLQVAFCFGLAAATLIQSIGHVSGGHINPAVTFAYLISSQMSLFRAFFYICAQCLGALAGAAVLYGVTPNNVRGNLALNTLQPGISLGMATTIEIFLTLQLVVCVFAVTDERRNGRLGSAALSIGFSVLMGHLLGIYYTGAGMNPARSFAPAVLLRNFINHWVYWVGPMIGGAMGAVVYDFLLFPRMRGLPERLAMLKGIRPPDAETQQEIRVETIELKTQAL, encoded by the exons ATGTGGGAATTCCGGTCCATGTCTTTTTGGCGGGCTGTATTTGCCGAGTTCTATGGCACgatgttttttgtgttttttgggCTGGGAGCAGCTCTCCGTTGGACCACCGGACCACTCAATGTGCTCCAGGTCGCTTTCTGCTTTGGGCTGGCAGCTGCCACACTCATCCAGTCCATTGGCCACGTCAGTGGTGGCCACATCAACCCGGCCGTCACATTCGCCTACCTGATCAGCTCCCAGATGTCTCTCTTTCGTGCATTCTTCTACATCTGTGCCCAATGCTTGGGTGCGCTAGCCGGGGCTGCTGTGCTGTATGGAGTCACGCCAAACAATGTCAGAGGCAATCTGGCCCTGAACACG CTTCAGCCGGGCATCAGTTTGGGCATGGCCACCACCATAGAGATATTCCTGACTCTGCAACTTGTGGTCTGTGTCTTCGCTGTGACGGATGAGAGAAGAAACGGGCGACTAGGGTCTGCAGCCCTGTCCATTGGCTTCTCAGTGCTTATGGGTCACCTGCTAGGG ATATATTACACCGGTGCTGGAATGAACCCTGCCAGGTCTTTCGCCCCTGCTGTGCTTTTAAGGAACTTTATAAACCATTGG GTGTACTGGGTGGGCCCTATGATTGGCGGTGCTATGGGTGCTGTGGTCTACGATTTCTTGCTTTTTCCACGCATGCGTGGTTTGCCTGAGCGGCTGGCTATGCTCAAGGGCATCCGGCCACCTGATGCTGAAACCCAACAGGAGATCCGAGTGGAGACTATCGAACTCAAAACACAAGcgctataa